Proteins encoded within one genomic window of Triticum aestivum cultivar Chinese Spring chromosome 2D, IWGSC CS RefSeq v2.1, whole genome shotgun sequence:
- the LOC123052444 gene encoding probable mixed-linked glucan synthase 3 yields the protein MASAAGAGGANAGLADPLLASAKKPVGAKGKHWVAADKDQRRAAKESGGEDGRPLLFRTYKVKGTLLHPYRALIFIRLIAVLLFFVWRIKHNKSDIMWFWTLSVVGDVWFGFSWLLNQLPKFNPVKTIPDMVALRRQYDLPDGTSTLPGIDVFVTTADPIDEPILYTMNCVLSILASDYPVDRCACYLSDDSGALIQYEALVETAKFATLWVPFCRKHCIEPRAPESYFELEAPLYTGSAPEDFKNDHSSVHREYDEFKEHLDSISSAISKRSDAYNSMKTEEGDAKATWMANGTQWPGSWIDTTEIHRKGHHAGIVKVVLGHSIRGHNLGSQASTNNLNFASTDVRLPMLVYISRGKNPSYDHNKKAGALNAQLRASALLSNAQFIINFDCDHYINNSQALRAAMCFMLDQRQGDSTAFVQFPQRFDNVDPSDRYGNHNRVFFDGTMLALNGLQGPSYLGTGCMFRRIALYGIDPPEWRHDNIVVDDKRFGSSIPFLESVSKAINQERSTIPPPISETLVAEMERVVSASHDKATGWGKGVGYIYDIATEDIVTGFRIHGQGWRSMYCTMERDAFCGIAPINLTERLHQIVRWSGGSLEMFFSLNNPLIGGRRIQALQRVSYLNMTVYPVTSLFILLYALSPVMWLIPDEVYIQRPFTKYVVFLLVIILMIHVIGWLEIKWAGVTWLDYWRNEQFFMIGSTSAYPAAVLHMVVNLLTKKGIHFRVTSKQTAADTNDKFADLYDMRWVPMLIPTTVVLIANVGAIGVAMGKTIVYMGAWTIAQKTHAALGLLFNVWIMVLLYPFALAIMGRWAKRPVILLVLLPVAFTIVCLVYVAVHILLLSYLTF from the exons ATGGCGTCGGCGGCCGGTGCTGGTGGGGCAAATGCCGGCCTCGCCGACCCGCTGCTGGCGAGCGCCAAGAAGCCGGTCGGCGCCAAGGGCAAGCACTGGGTGGCCGCCGACAAGGACCAGCGGCGGGCCGCCAAGGAGAGCGGCGGCGAGGACGGCAGGCCGCTGCTGTTCCGGACGTACAAGGTCAAAGGCACCCTCCTGCACCCCTACAG GGCGCTGATCTTCATTCGCTTAATTGCCGTCCTCCTATTCTTCGTATGGCGCATCAAACATAACAAATCTGATATCATGTGGTTTTGGACATTGTCAGTTGTCGGGGACGTATGGTTCGGGTTCTCGTGGCTGCTCAACCAACTCCCAAAGTTTAACCCTGTCAAAACCATACCTGATATGGTCGCCCTTAGGCGACAATACGATCTTCCAGATGGGACATCTACACTTCCTGGCATAGATGTCTTTGTCACCACTGCTGACCCAATCGATGAGCCGATACTATACACCATGAATTGTGTTCTCTCTATCCTTGCTTCTGACTATCCTGTTGATAGGTGTGCCTGCTATCTCTCAGATGATAGTGGCGCATTGATCCAATACGAGGCCTTGGTTGAGACCGCAAAGTTTGCTACTTTGTGGGTCCCATTTTGTCGGAAGCATTGCATCGAGCCAAGAGCCCCAGAAAGCTACTTTGAACTAGAGGCACCGTTGTACACTGGAAGTGCACCAGAGGATTTCAAGAATGATCATAGCAGTGTACACAGAGAGTATGATGAGTTCAAAGAGCACTTAGACTCAATATCTAGTGCTATTTCCAAGCGTTCCGATGCTTACAACAGCATGAAGACTGAGGAAGGAGATGCAAAGGCCACTTGGATGGCAAATGGGACACAATGGCCAGGATCATGGATTGACACAACGGAAATCCATAGGAAAGGACATCATGCCGGAATTGTTAAG GTTGTGTTGGGCCATTCGATCCGTGGGCATAATCTTGGTTCACAGGCAAGCACCAACAACCTCAACTTCGCCAGCACTGATGTGCGCCTCCCGATGCTTGTATATATCTCTCGTGGAAAGAACCCAAGCTATGACCACAACAAGAAAGCCGGTGCCTTGAATGCGCAATTGCGTGCCTCTGCACTACTCTCCAACGCGCAATTCATCATCAACTTTGACTGCGACCACTACATCAACAACTCTCAAGCCCTACGTGCAGCTATGTGCTTCATGCTAGATCAACGGCAAGGTGATAGCACTGCCTTCGTTCAATTCCCTCAACGCTTCGACAACGTTGATCCATCAGACCGGTATGGCAACCACAACCGTGTCTTCTTCGATGGCACAATGCTCGCCCTCAATGGCCTCCAAGGTCCATCTTACCTTGGCACTGGTTGCATGTTCCGCCGCATAGCCCTTTATGGCATTGACCCACCTGAGTGGAGACATGACAACATCGTAGTTGATGATAAAAGGTTTGGTAGCTCCATACCCTTCCTAGAATCCGTATCAAAAGCCATAAACCAAGAAAGATCTAccatacctccacccattagtgaAACATTGGTGGCTGAGATGGAAAGGGTTGTGTCAGCTTCACACGATAAAGCCACTGGGTGGGGCAAGGGTGTTGGGTACATATATGACATAGCCACAGAGGATATAGTGACTGGTTTCCGCATCCACGGTCAAGGTTGGCGTTCCATGTATTGTACAATGGAGCGTGATGCCTTCTGTGGCATTGCACCAATCAACCTAACCGAGCGCCTCCACCAAATTGTGCGTTGGTCAGGTGGATCTTTAGAGATGTTCTTCTCACTAAATAACCCACTCATAGGTGGTCGTCGTATCCAAGCCCTTCAGCGTGTCTCCTACCTCAACATGACAGTCTACCCAGTCACATCACTCTTTATCCTACTCTATGCTCTCAGCCCGGTGATGTGGCTTATCCCTGATGAAGTATACATTCAGAGGCCATTCACCAAATATGTTGTGTTCCTTCTCGTGATCATTCTGATGATCCATGTTATTGGGTGGCTCGAGATAAAATGGGCGGGGGTCACATGGTTGGATTACTGGAGGAACGAACAGTTCTTCATGATCGGGTCTACGAGTGCATACCCAGCAGCCGTGCTTCACATGGTGGTGAATCTCCTTACAAAGAAGGGTATTCACTTCAGAGTTACTTCGAAGCAAACAGCGGCAGACACCAATGACAAGTTCGCCGACTTGTATGACATGCGATGGGTGCCAATGTTAATACCTACAACAGTAGTGCTGATTGCCAATGTTGGTGCAATTGGTGTAGCCATGGGTAAAACGATAGTGTACATGGGAGCATGGACAATTGCACAGAAGACACATGCTGCATTGGGTCTGCTCTTCAATGTGTGGATCATGGTGCTGCTCTATCCGTTTGCATTGGCGATCATGGGACGGTGGGCAAAGAGGCCAGTCATCCTGCTGGTCTTGTTGCCGGTTGCCTTCACAATAGTTTGCCTTGTATATGTTGCTGTTCATATCTTACTTCTTAGTTATCTTACATTTTAG